In the Haloferula helveola genome, one interval contains:
- a CDS encoding RDD family protein, with amino-acid sequence MEASPVVIESSAAAIPETASLGLRFANLIIDRIASMVVVFVISFAYGFALVASGSEIEEDFGTGMELVLALGSTFLYYAACESIFGRTLGKLITGTKVIDENGAKPSFLRALARTVCRFIPFEPFSFFGSEQRGWHDSITRTWVVKCR; translated from the coding sequence GTGGAAGCATCACCCGTCGTTATCGAATCGTCCGCAGCGGCCATCCCCGAAACGGCTTCGCTCGGGCTCCGGTTCGCGAATCTGATCATCGACCGGATCGCTTCGATGGTGGTCGTTTTCGTGATCAGCTTCGCTTACGGCTTCGCGCTCGTGGCGTCCGGGTCGGAGATCGAGGAGGACTTCGGCACCGGCATGGAGCTGGTCCTCGCGCTGGGCTCGACCTTTCTCTACTACGCCGCCTGCGAGTCGATTTTCGGCCGCACGCTGGGCAAGCTGATCACCGGCACCAAGGTGATCGACGAGAACGGCGCCAAGCCGAGCTTCCTCCGGGCGCTGGCCCGCACGGTGTGCCGCTTCATTCCCTTCGAGCCGTTCTCCTTCTTCGGCAGCGAGCAGCGCGGCTGGCACGACTCGATCACCCGCACTTGGGTGGTGAAGTGCCGATGA
- a CDS encoding YkvA family protein codes for MEDQDHSDEYSEDSLWKKLGGFARNAGIEVVEKVLTLYEALKDEDTPKWAKGTIISALGYFIAPVDAIPDLVPVVGFSDDLGALAVAFGIVAAHVKREHIDRAKQTMQRWFPDSGE; via the coding sequence ATGGAAGACCAGGATCACTCAGACGAATACTCGGAAGACTCGCTTTGGAAGAAGCTCGGCGGCTTCGCCCGGAATGCGGGCATCGAGGTCGTGGAGAAGGTGCTGACTCTCTACGAGGCCCTCAAGGATGAGGACACTCCGAAGTGGGCGAAGGGCACAATCATCTCTGCCCTCGGCTATTTCATCGCACCGGTCGACGCGATCCCCGACCTCGTCCCTGTCGTCGGCTTCTCCGACGACCTCGGTGCGCTCGCGGTCGCCTTCGGCATCGTCGCCGCCCATGTGAAACGGGAGCACATCGACCGCGCCAAGCAGACCATGCAGCGCTGGTTTCCCGACAGCGGCGAGTGA
- the sppA gene encoding signal peptide peptidase SppA yields the protein MKSPLLILAATASFALADEKPIVAVYDLEGPLSESGVTSNSMFSMEFSPERPLTFHDLTRGLKMAAADPEVTALVLDVDGATLGLAQLEELRGHLADAREAGKDVWLYSDYYSNKSALLGSAANHFVLMPEAGVDFAGIASESMYFKGLLDKAGLQADVIHIGDFKSFGEEFYRTGPSEFAAKQTEELIDGIFSEITGTVAEGRKLEREKVLSLVDRGTFTASDAKEAGLVDDLQYRTDFNAKLREEYAEAKFDREYGLPDLDGPDLDSIFDVFKLMMSSADDSKSKDDYVAVVALEGGISDQSIAPVRAAIVKLLKDEHAKAMVLRVDSPGGSALSSEVLWEATDEWKAAGRPFAVSMGGVAASGGYYVSAGADRIFAEPGTITGSIGVVGMKFVMAGAMDKLGITTHTIQRGKHADAMSMTEPFSDEEAAIIRQSMLDVYGTFKKRITDGRGDRLKGELEPMAGGRVYTGRKALELGLVDELGGLTDAIEWAAKEAGIEGADSKLRPEPKSAFEGMFSKPEKNKDGELVRMSSRPAPAADAVRAIVREAGLTALPEPARISVGRAMERIQAIQESRIQLIGPDVRIGW from the coding sequence ATGAAATCGCCACTCCTGATCCTTGCCGCCACCGCTTCATTCGCGCTGGCCGATGAAAAGCCGATCGTCGCCGTTTACGATCTCGAAGGTCCTCTGTCCGAAAGCGGAGTCACCTCAAACTCGATGTTCTCGATGGAGTTCAGCCCCGAGCGGCCGCTGACCTTCCACGACCTGACCCGCGGGCTCAAGATGGCCGCCGCCGATCCGGAGGTCACGGCGCTCGTGCTCGACGTCGATGGCGCGACGCTTGGCCTCGCCCAACTCGAGGAACTCCGAGGCCACCTCGCTGACGCCCGCGAAGCCGGCAAGGACGTGTGGCTCTACAGCGACTACTACTCAAACAAGTCCGCCCTGCTCGGCTCCGCCGCCAACCACTTCGTGCTCATGCCCGAGGCCGGCGTCGACTTCGCCGGCATCGCTTCGGAGTCGATGTACTTCAAGGGCCTGCTCGACAAAGCCGGCCTGCAGGCGGACGTCATCCACATCGGTGACTTCAAGAGCTTCGGCGAGGAGTTCTACCGCACCGGACCGAGCGAGTTCGCCGCCAAGCAAACCGAGGAACTGATCGACGGTATCTTTTCGGAAATCACCGGCACCGTCGCCGAAGGCCGCAAGCTGGAGCGCGAGAAGGTCCTGTCGCTGGTCGACCGAGGCACCTTCACCGCCAGCGACGCCAAGGAAGCCGGACTGGTCGACGACCTCCAGTACCGCACCGACTTCAATGCCAAGCTGCGCGAGGAATACGCCGAAGCGAAGTTCGACCGCGAGTACGGTTTGCCGGATCTCGACGGTCCCGACCTCGACAGCATCTTCGATGTCTTCAAGCTGATGATGAGCTCGGCCGACGACTCGAAGTCGAAGGACGACTACGTTGCCGTGGTCGCTCTCGAAGGGGGTATCTCCGACCAGTCGATCGCGCCGGTGCGCGCCGCGATCGTCAAGCTGCTGAAGGACGAGCATGCGAAGGCGATGGTCCTGCGGGTCGATTCGCCCGGCGGCTCGGCGCTTTCCTCGGAAGTGCTGTGGGAAGCCACCGACGAGTGGAAGGCGGCCGGACGTCCGTTCGCGGTTTCGATGGGTGGCGTCGCGGCCAGCGGTGGCTACTACGTTTCCGCCGGAGCGGACCGCATCTTCGCCGAGCCCGGCACCATCACCGGATCGATCGGAGTCGTCGGCATGAAGTTCGTGATGGCCGGCGCGATGGACAAGCTCGGCATCACCACCCACACGATCCAGCGCGGCAAGCACGCCGACGCGATGTCGATGACCGAGCCGTTTTCCGACGAGGAAGCCGCGATCATCCGCCAGTCGATGCTCGACGTCTACGGAACCTTCAAGAAGCGCATCACCGATGGCCGCGGTGACCGACTGAAGGGCGAACTCGAGCCGATGGCCGGCGGCCGCGTCTACACCGGACGTAAGGCGCTCGAGCTCGGCCTCGTCGATGAACTCGGCGGCCTGACCGACGCGATCGAATGGGCAGCCAAGGAAGCCGGCATCGAGGGGGCCGACTCCAAACTCCGCCCCGAGCCGAAGAGCGCCTTCGAAGGCATGTTCTCGAAGCCGGAAAAGAACAAGGATGGCGAACTTGTCCGCATGAGCAGCCGACCCGCACCGGCGGCCGACGCGGTGCGTGCGATCGTCCGCGAAGCCGGACTCACCGCACTGCCGGAACCCGCCCGTATTTCGGTCGGCCGAGCCATGGAACGCATCCAGGCGATCCAGGAGTCACGCATCCAGCTGATCGGTCCGGACGTGCGGATCGGTTGGTGA
- a CDS encoding DUF1501 domain-containing protein: MNPLSLQDALNRRTFLRSSAHGFGLAALGSMFGSNAMGGVPLLDKPHHLPKAKRVIYLFQSGAPSQMDLFDPKPMLEKRFGEELPDSIRQGQRITGMTSGQKTLPVAPSKFKFAQYGQSGAWVSELMPETAKIVDDLCIIRSMHTEAINHDPAVTFFQSGSQLAGRPSIGSWVSYGLGSSNSDLPNYVVLTSRGTGRPNDQPLADRYWGAGFLPTEHSGVKFRNAGDPVLYLSDPAGIDRVRRRDMLDDLAALNQRRHGIVGDPEIAARIAQYEMAFRMQASVPELTDVSGESETVLGMYGPDVKKPGTYAANCLLARRLAERGVRFIQLFHQGWDHHGGLPKALAGQCRDTDHATAGLLRDLKQRGLLEDTLVVWGGEFGRTIYSQGKLTRENYGRDHHPRCFTMWLAGAGVRKGVTIGSTDDYSYNIVEDPVHVHDLNATILHLLGVDHEKLVFKYQGRQYRLTDVHGHLVRKAMA, encoded by the coding sequence ATGAACCCGCTCTCGCTCCAGGATGCGCTGAACCGGCGCACGTTTCTCCGCTCGTCCGCCCACGGCTTCGGTCTGGCCGCGCTGGGTTCGATGTTCGGATCGAACGCGATGGGCGGTGTGCCGTTGCTCGACAAGCCGCATCACCTGCCAAAGGCGAAACGGGTGATCTATCTCTTCCAGTCGGGTGCTCCGTCGCAGATGGACCTCTTCGACCCGAAGCCGATGCTTGAGAAGAGATTCGGCGAGGAGCTGCCGGACTCGATCCGTCAGGGTCAGCGCATCACCGGGATGACCTCGGGGCAGAAGACGCTCCCGGTGGCACCATCGAAGTTCAAATTCGCCCAGTACGGCCAGAGTGGTGCGTGGGTGAGCGAACTGATGCCGGAGACGGCGAAGATCGTCGATGACCTGTGCATCATCCGGTCGATGCACACCGAGGCGATCAATCACGACCCGGCCGTGACCTTCTTCCAGTCCGGATCCCAGCTCGCCGGCCGTCCGAGCATCGGCTCGTGGGTGTCCTACGGTCTCGGTAGTAGCAACAGCGACCTTCCGAACTACGTGGTGCTCACGTCGCGCGGAACCGGTCGCCCGAACGACCAGCCGCTGGCCGATCGCTACTGGGGCGCGGGTTTCCTGCCGACCGAGCATTCCGGAGTGAAGTTCCGCAATGCCGGCGATCCGGTGCTCTATCTTTCGGATCCCGCCGGAATCGACCGGGTCCGCCGTCGTGACATGCTCGACGACCTCGCCGCACTCAACCAGCGGCGCCATGGGATCGTGGGCGACCCGGAGATCGCGGCACGGATCGCGCAGTATGAGATGGCCTTCCGCATGCAGGCCAGCGTGCCGGAGCTCACCGATGTCTCCGGCGAGTCGGAGACGGTGCTCGGCATGTATGGTCCGGACGTCAAGAAGCCCGGAACTTACGCCGCCAACTGCCTTCTCGCCCGACGTCTCGCCGAGCGCGGTGTGCGGTTCATCCAGCTCTTTCACCAGGGGTGGGACCACCACGGCGGATTGCCGAAGGCGTTGGCGGGCCAGTGCCGCGATACCGACCACGCCACGGCCGGGTTGCTCCGAGATCTCAAGCAGCGCGGCCTGCTGGAAGACACGCTGGTCGTTTGGGGTGGCGAGTTCGGACGGACGATCTACTCACAGGGCAAGCTCACCCGCGAGAACTACGGTCGCGACCACCATCCGCGATGCTTCACGATGTGGCTTGCCGGCGCCGGCGTGCGGAAGGGCGTGACCATCGGCAGCACTGACGACTACTCCTACAACATCGTCGAGGATCCGGTCCACGTGCACGACCTCAATGCGACGATCCTCCATCTGCTCGGCGTCGACCACGAGAAGCTCGTCTTCAAGTACCAAGGCCGCCAGTACCGCCTCACCGACGTTCACGGCCATCTCGTCCGGAAGGCCATGGCATGA
- a CDS encoding SulP family inorganic anion transporter encodes MFSDLFRKKNGNWKDDTLSGLTVALALVPEAIAFSFLAGVNPIIGLWSAVFVGFITSTLGGRPGMISGATGAIAIVAAKAVDLGEAAGGEEMGLKYLFVTLVLAGVIQLLAGALKLGRFIRLVPHPVMIGFVNGLAIVIGLGQLGFFKKLAEVKEDGTRIMEWLPIPELALMVGLVIGAMAIIHFLPKYTKAIPSALAAILLIGTLGYFGVFDARTIADVLKDGGGDGTLSNAFPVPANFAGLTWDWPFFQSILPIALTIALVGLIESLMTMQLIDEITETRGQGNRECAAQGAANVLSGLFGGMGGCAMIGQSLINIRSGGRGRTSGIVAAVALGLFILFAGPVIVQIPIAALVGVMFMVVIGTFEWSSLRTFGKVPVSEIFVILAVTLVTVFMHNLALAVFVGVILSALVFAWESSRHVNVQVEHETEDEKIYSLDGLLYFGSVRDFADHFQARSDVPNIVIDFARARVCDLSGIEAINALTERYRKAGKNLKLRHLSPDCRRMLDRASALIEIEVAEDDPEYLVARIKPH; translated from the coding sequence ATGTTCTCCGACCTTTTCCGAAAAAAGAACGGCAACTGGAAAGACGACACGCTTTCCGGTCTGACCGTCGCGCTCGCGCTGGTGCCGGAGGCAATCGCCTTTTCGTTCCTTGCCGGAGTCAATCCGATCATCGGCCTCTGGTCGGCGGTGTTCGTCGGATTCATCACCTCGACCCTCGGTGGCCGGCCCGGGATGATCTCGGGTGCGACCGGTGCCATCGCGATCGTCGCGGCCAAGGCGGTCGACCTCGGCGAGGCGGCGGGTGGCGAGGAAATGGGGCTCAAGTATCTCTTCGTGACGCTGGTTCTCGCCGGCGTGATCCAGCTGCTCGCCGGTGCCTTGAAACTCGGACGCTTCATCCGTCTGGTGCCGCACCCGGTGATGATCGGTTTCGTCAATGGACTCGCGATCGTGATCGGTCTGGGCCAGCTCGGGTTCTTCAAGAAGCTCGCCGAAGTGAAGGAGGACGGCACGCGGATCATGGAGTGGCTTCCCATTCCGGAACTCGCCCTGATGGTCGGACTGGTGATCGGCGCGATGGCGATCATCCATTTCCTCCCCAAATATACCAAGGCCATCCCGTCGGCGCTGGCGGCGATCCTTCTGATTGGCACGCTCGGCTACTTCGGAGTCTTTGATGCGCGGACCATTGCCGACGTGCTCAAGGACGGCGGCGGTGACGGCACCCTGAGCAACGCTTTCCCGGTGCCCGCCAACTTCGCGGGACTCACTTGGGATTGGCCGTTCTTCCAGTCCATCCTTCCGATCGCACTGACCATCGCGCTAGTCGGTCTGATCGAGTCGCTGATGACCATGCAGCTCATCGACGAGATCACCGAAACGCGCGGCCAAGGCAACCGCGAGTGCGCTGCCCAGGGTGCGGCCAACGTGCTCTCCGGCCTGTTCGGCGGCATGGGTGGCTGCGCGATGATCGGACAGTCGCTCATCAACATCCGCTCGGGTGGCCGCGGTCGCACCTCCGGCATTGTCGCTGCGGTGGCGTTGGGCCTGTTCATTCTCTTCGCCGGACCGGTGATCGTGCAGATCCCGATCGCGGCACTGGTCGGGGTGATGTTCATGGTGGTGATCGGGACCTTCGAATGGTCGTCGCTGCGGACTTTCGGCAAGGTTCCGGTTTCCGAGATTTTCGTCATTCTGGCGGTCACGCTGGTGACCGTGTTCATGCACAATCTCGCCCTCGCGGTGTTTGTCGGCGTGATCCTTTCGGCGCTCGTTTTCGCTTGGGAAAGCAGCCGGCACGTCAACGTGCAGGTCGAGCACGAGACGGAGGACGAGAAGATCTACTCGCTCGACGGCTTGCTCTACTTCGGTTCGGTGCGCGACTTCGCCGACCACTTCCAAGCGCGCTCCGATGTGCCGAACATCGTGATCGATTTCGCCCGCGCCCGGGTCTGCGACCTGTCGGGCATCGAGGCGATCAACGCCCTTACCGAGCGTTACCGGAAAGCCGGCAAGAACCTCAAACTGCGCCACCTTTCGCCGGACTGCCGCCGGATGCTCGACCGCGCCAGCGCGCTGATCGAAATCGAGGTCGCCGAGGACGATCCGGAATACCTCGTGGCGCGGATCAAGCCGCACTGA
- a CDS encoding PSD1 and planctomycete cytochrome C domain-containing protein has protein sequence MPALADDVRFNRDVRPILADNCLACHGADEAAVEAGLRLDDPESAFAERDGVRAIVPGDPDASDLVRRIHAADPEQVMPPPRHPVQLTEKDKGLLVRWIEQGAEYEGHWAFQTVERPKAPGGGEGPAAVDAFIEKRRAEAGLDGNPPASRETLLRRLSLDLTGLPPSVEEVDAFVRDKRPDAYERQVDRLLASAHYGERMAMWWLDGARYADSHGFQADWERYQWPWRDWVIRAFNTNQPFDEFTIEQIAGDMLPGATEDQVVATGFCRNHRINTEGGALDEEWLVENVMDRVDTVGSVWLGLTLSCARCHDHKYDPLTQREFYEFFAFFHNVPEQGKGPGRQGNFEPVLKLASPEQEAELARLAKEIEGSEKELLPWLPKNLHGLAKTAFGERGGNADAGLKKQIQGLKQPEAQKLKKRNLELRKKHEQVEKQFASVMVMREMEAPRKTFILDRGEYQNRTEEVQADLPAFLPPLPQGEAMNRLGLARWLVSREQPLTARVQVNRLWELVFGTGLVKSSENLGVQADWPSHPELLDWLGAEFMESGWDVKAMLKTMVMTDAYRQDVTVDSVKLEKDPDNRFLSRGPRFRVQAEIVRDQALAISGLLNPKLGGPSVRPYQPEGIWSETNFYGNLRNYKHDTDGGQYRRSLYTIWKRTAAPPGMTLFDMPSREVCVVRRSRSNTPLQALALMNDVTYLEASRRFAERMMEHGDTPEVRLAWGWKCATARQPDPEEVKVLVSGFERRLEFYRQNPEEANALLQTGEAPVSDGHDPAELAAMATAASVILNLDEVITKG, from the coding sequence CTCGACGACCCCGAAAGCGCGTTCGCCGAGCGAGATGGTGTGCGGGCGATTGTTCCGGGCGATCCGGATGCCAGCGACCTCGTGCGTCGGATCCATGCCGCCGATCCGGAGCAGGTAATGCCTCCGCCCCGGCATCCGGTTCAGCTCACCGAGAAGGACAAGGGGCTGCTGGTCCGCTGGATTGAGCAAGGTGCCGAATACGAGGGCCACTGGGCTTTTCAGACTGTCGAACGCCCGAAGGCTCCCGGAGGCGGAGAGGGGCCGGCGGCGGTTGATGCCTTCATCGAGAAGCGCCGGGCAGAGGCAGGGCTCGATGGCAATCCTCCTGCGTCGCGCGAAACCTTGCTACGTCGCCTGAGTCTCGACCTCACCGGCCTGCCGCCAAGCGTCGAGGAGGTCGATGCCTTCGTCCGAGACAAGCGCCCCGATGCCTACGAGCGACAGGTCGATCGGCTTTTGGCCTCGGCCCACTACGGGGAGCGGATGGCGATGTGGTGGCTCGATGGCGCGCGCTATGCCGACAGCCACGGCTTTCAGGCCGACTGGGAGCGTTACCAATGGCCATGGCGTGACTGGGTGATCCGCGCGTTCAACACCAACCAGCCCTTCGACGAGTTCACCATCGAGCAGATCGCCGGCGACATGCTGCCCGGGGCGACCGAGGACCAGGTCGTCGCGACCGGCTTCTGCCGCAACCACCGCATCAACACCGAAGGCGGTGCCCTCGACGAGGAATGGCTCGTCGAGAACGTGATGGACCGGGTCGACACGGTTGGCTCGGTCTGGCTGGGACTTACGCTGAGCTGTGCGCGTTGCCACGACCACAAGTATGATCCGCTCACGCAGCGCGAGTTCTACGAGTTCTTCGCCTTCTTCCACAACGTCCCGGAGCAGGGCAAGGGGCCCGGTCGTCAGGGGAATTTCGAACCGGTGCTGAAACTCGCGTCTCCGGAGCAGGAGGCGGAGCTGGCCCGACTGGCGAAGGAGATTGAGGGCAGTGAGAAGGAACTCCTGCCGTGGTTGCCGAAGAACCTCCACGGACTCGCCAAGACCGCCTTCGGAGAGCGTGGTGGCAATGCCGACGCCGGTCTCAAGAAGCAGATCCAGGGGCTCAAGCAACCGGAGGCTCAGAAACTGAAGAAGCGGAATCTCGAGCTCCGCAAGAAGCACGAGCAGGTCGAGAAGCAGTTCGCTTCCGTCATGGTGATGCGGGAGATGGAAGCCCCGCGGAAGACCTTCATTCTGGACCGCGGCGAGTATCAGAACCGGACCGAGGAGGTTCAGGCCGACTTGCCTGCGTTCCTGCCCCCGCTTCCGCAGGGAGAGGCCATGAACCGCCTCGGACTCGCGCGCTGGTTGGTCAGCCGCGAGCAACCGCTGACCGCGCGCGTGCAGGTCAACCGACTGTGGGAACTCGTTTTCGGGACGGGTCTCGTGAAGTCGAGCGAGAACCTCGGCGTGCAGGCCGACTGGCCGAGCCATCCCGAGTTGCTCGACTGGCTGGGGGCGGAGTTCATGGAGAGCGGCTGGGACGTCAAGGCGATGCTCAAGACGATGGTGATGACCGATGCTTACCGGCAGGACGTGACCGTCGACTCGGTGAAGCTCGAAAAGGATCCGGACAACCGCTTCCTGTCGCGTGGTCCGCGCTTCCGGGTGCAGGCCGAGATCGTGCGCGACCAGGCGCTGGCCATTTCCGGCCTGCTCAACCCGAAGCTGGGCGGGCCGAGCGTGCGGCCGTACCAGCCGGAGGGGATCTGGAGCGAGACGAACTTCTACGGCAACCTTCGTAATTACAAACACGACACCGATGGCGGGCAGTATCGGCGCAGTCTCTACACGATCTGGAAGCGCACCGCGGCGCCGCCGGGCATGACGCTTTTCGACATGCCGAGCCGCGAGGTCTGCGTCGTCCGCCGTTCGCGCAGCAACACGCCGCTGCAGGCGCTGGCGTTGATGAACGACGTGACCTATCTCGAGGCGTCGCGGAGATTCGCCGAGCGCATGATGGAACACGGCGACACGCCGGAAGTGCGGTTGGCGTGGGGATGGAAGTGCGCGACCGCCCGCCAGCCGGATCCGGAGGAGGTCAAGGTGCTGGTCAGCGGCTTCGAACGTCGTCTGGAATTCTACCGACAGAATCCCGAAGAGGCGAACGCGCTGCTGCAGACCGGTGAGGCCCCGGTTTCGGATGGCCACGACCCTGCCGAGTTGGCGGCCATGGCCACCGCCGCCAGCGTCATTCTCAATCTCGACGAAGTGATCACCAAAGGATGA